The following are from one region of the Verrucomicrobiaceae bacterium genome:
- a CDS encoding methyltransferase domain-containing protein, giving the protein MNPILKMLPESDPAMILRFRDRQFAAELLAAALLHLDLFTWLAQHAGADDAQICRELELHARPLDVLLTLCRASGLVQTDAAGKNTLTVQGREHLVVGSPWYLGPYYAPIRDTPAVQGFLRVLRTGKPANWQAKSDGKDWHTSMQDAEFARSFTELMNCRGLVFGQHLARALTPHLEGRSRVLDVGGGSGIYSSTLVAAHAHIQATVLEQPPVDGIVRAEITKHGLEGRVDVCSGDMFTMQWPQADVVLLSNVLHDWDWPEAQVLVNRAAAALPAGGLLVVHDAFIADDKCGPLPAAEYSALLMHITQGKCYSAAEYAEMMRAAGLAPGHYQPTVADRGFMTAVKR; this is encoded by the coding sequence ATGAATCCTATCCTAAAGATGCTGCCAGAGTCCGACCCGGCGATGATTTTGAGATTTCGTGATCGCCAGTTCGCTGCGGAGCTGCTGGCGGCGGCTTTGCTGCACCTGGATTTATTTACCTGGCTAGCTCAGCATGCAGGCGCGGATGATGCGCAGATCTGCCGAGAACTAGAGCTGCATGCGCGGCCGCTGGATGTGCTCCTGACGCTGTGCCGTGCTAGCGGCTTAGTGCAGACGGATGCTGCGGGGAAAAATACCCTCACCGTGCAGGGGCGTGAGCATTTAGTCGTAGGCTCACCCTGGTATCTGGGGCCGTATTATGCGCCGATCCGTGATACACCCGCCGTGCAGGGATTCCTGCGTGTGCTGCGCACGGGGAAGCCGGCGAATTGGCAGGCGAAGTCGGATGGGAAAGACTGGCATACCTCGATGCAGGATGCGGAATTCGCGCGGAGCTTTACGGAGCTGATGAACTGCCGTGGGCTGGTCTTTGGGCAGCATTTAGCGCGGGCTCTGACGCCGCATTTAGAGGGGAGGTCGCGTGTTCTGGACGTGGGGGGAGGCTCAGGCATCTATTCCTCGACGCTGGTGGCAGCGCATGCGCATATCCAGGCGACCGTGCTGGAGCAGCCACCCGTGGATGGCATCGTGCGTGCAGAGATCACGAAGCATGGGCTAGAGGGCCGCGTGGATGTGTGCAGCGGTGATATGTTCACCATGCAGTGGCCACAGGCAGATGTGGTGTTGCTTTCGAATGTGCTGCATGACTGGGACTGGCCAGAGGCGCAGGTTTTGGTCAACCGCGCTGCCGCAGCTCTGCCCGCTGGTGGGCTGCTGGTGGTGCATGATGCCTTCATCGCAGATGACAAATGCGGCCCGCTACCAGCCGCAGAATACTCCGCCCTGCTGATGCACATCACTCAGGGGAAATGCTACTCCGCAGCGGAGTATGCAGAGATGATGCGTGCGGCAGGACTGGCTCCTGGACACTATCAGCCCACGGTGGCGGATCGCGGATTCATGACCGCCGTAAAGCGCTGA